TTGGTAGTACTTTAATAACTCGGGTTTTTCCAGCATTTTTGCAATTGAAAGGAACAGGAAAGCTGTTTCTTTGGGATGTTCCAGCCAGTAACGAATGTAGTTTTCCATGTAGTGCAGGATTCCCTCCTTAACTGAAGTGCATTCTGAAGCAGAGGTCATTATTTCCCCAACTTTCTCACTTATTTTATCATTGGCAAAGATCAACACCATGTCTTTGCTAGGGAAGTAGTGATAAAGTCCGCCTTTACTCACCCCTGCTTTTTTAGCAATAGCATCCATTGTAGTGTTTTCGTAACCTTTTTCCAGGAAAACTTCAATTGCTGCCTGTGTTATCTCATTTATTCTTTTTTCCCGGGGTTTTC
The Methanobacterium sp. DNA segment above includes these coding regions:
- a CDS encoding TetR/AcrR family transcriptional regulator; the encoded protein is MVPRKPREKRINEITQAAIEVFLEKGYENTTMDAIAKKAGVSKGGLYHYFPSKDMVLIFANDKISEKVGEIMTSASECTSVKEGILHYMENYIRYWLEHPKETAFLFLSIAKMLEKPELLKYYQQYTADYMAFFEGAFTMGIQQGEFKEHNVRTSAITLMAALDGVLSYMIFDEGLILEDVVHHFEEKFITPIAI